The genomic DNA TTCCTCCTGTTTTCCAcatttttctgttttacAGGGCCATCAGCGGTCGtggcgctgcctccggcggctggggctccgccccagaccccgcggctcctctcgctgcgctcgagtcgggcgtcgggatCCCAGCAAGCGAGATATTCCCCCGCCAGCCCTGTTCAAGCCAGTGTTTCACAGAAATAAACCAGTTACGAGGCGGCAAAAACAGCCAAGAACAGACTCAAATGCCGGAGGATTAAGGTGTAACGGTTGTTcagtaataaaataataattggGAGTGCTAGCGGGCCGCTCAGAGGCCCTCAATGTGCTTTTTGAGATCGGTCCACTTGCCCTTGAGCGCTTTGTGCGAGTCCTCGAGCTGCCAATGCCGTTAGTAAATGACCACGCACGGTCCAGAatcttgcctccggcggctggggcgccccagaccccgaagctcctctcgctgcgctcgagtgTCACGTCtccggtcccagcaaactcctgcgaagcaggagcaaccagggtctggggcggagccccagccgccggaggcacaaggGTACTTACCGTAGCGTATTCGATTTTGGTCTCCGAAAGATCTTTTTCCAGGTTCGTGAGCTGGttctcgagtcgttctttggtctccagcagctcgGCATTTTGCTGTTTGATGGCTTCCATCTGGTGAGGTAGGTTAGTCTGTGGTCGCCACAGGTTTTGGTTGGGATACTTACTTCTTCACGCAGTTCTCGGTCGGCCAGTTTAGACTGGTCTTCGGTGGCCAGTTTCAGGTCGGCGAGGTCGGCACTCAGTTGCTCGTTTTCGTCTTTGAGTCGGGCGATTTCAAGACGGCCCTGTACCATTTCGTTGGCCACTTCGATGTGTTCCTGGTTGAGAGCAGCCATGCCGGTTTCCAGACGTCTCACCTGGAGAGTCAGGTTACCGTTTGCCTGCCGTAACGACTCGACTTCCTCGATCCGCTCACGTTCGATGCGATGCAGTTCGGTGTACTCGTTCTCGTACTTGTGAAGTGTTACCGGTAACAACTTGACTTCATACGCATCGTTGACGAGGTCGTTGACCAGATACTGGGCTTCACCGCCAAGATGTGGCTGGTCAATGACATAGGGATCGAAGATCCGTTCTTTCAAGAAGGTCAGAACAGAGTCGAATTCTAAGGTCTGGATATGAGCGGCGTTCTTTTTAATCAACGCAACACCAAATCGGAGGATCGCTTCAATACCCTCGGTGACAACGATATCGAAGATTCTCAGCACAATTTGTAATGGGAATTTATATGCAAATAGAGTGAGGAACCACTGCGATGCATACATGGACGACCTGACTCCTTGACGAGCCAAGTGTACATGAACCGTGGGCAGTGTATCTTCAATGATTCTGTCAAATTGGTACAGTCGGAGATGAAGTCCAGGCATTTCCGGCAGGAACATGGTTCGGAATCCATAGTCTTTCATAAATCTCACAAGCAAACAGAatgcttctggttcagaCATGTTGATAAGAATAGGAACTGCAATAAACGCCATTCCTTGTGTATAACCGACCTCGGGGTCAAATAAACTATAAGCCTTGATGATTCGGAACAGGCTGTCTGAATTAGCGTTCTTAATAAAACTGGTCCGGGAAAGATCTCGTTTAATAGCCTTTTCATGAGGACTGGGTTCTTGAATGATCGACTGGTATACCTCTTCTAGTGTAGATGATTTGGACGAGGCTACTAATTGCCAAATTAATCCACGTAGTTGAGGAGGAAATCCGTGtgcaatggctgctgccaactCAGTTGGATTAGCTCTTGCTACATGGGCATAATCAGAAACAACCAAAGACCAGAACTTCCAGTCGATAGCCTCCTGTCCACCGATAACCCCATCTGAATCGGTAGCAGCTGCAGTTTGAAGCTCCTGTTCCTTGACTTGAGCGAAATGTTGCTGAATCTGAAGAATTCCTGTAGCAGAAGCATCTTTCTCTTTCGCATCCCGTGACTTTAATCCTTCATTATTGGCATCTAGTCTATGAAGTAGCAGGTCGTAATCCGGCGAAGACAATGACGAAGCACTACTTTTATGAACCTGATGAGTTCTTTCCGGATAAGTGACTCCATTAGACGACGCATTGGACTGCGATTTGCCACGAAGCCAAAAGAAAGGCTGTCGTTTTCTAGGtggaagaggaggagcaTTTGCGATACTTGGATCTAGTTGGTTCAGGggaagtggtggtggcacCGCAGATCTAGAAGGTagaggaggtggtgcttctggtgaaTCTAATTTGCCTTTTGAAACCTCGTCAGATACCGCTTCAGTATCATCTGGAGTCACGAATCCAGTaccattagcagcagcatctgcatTTTCACCCTCAGCAGCCGCAGCTTCAGCTTCACCAGACTCGTTATGAGTTGGAGAATCAGTCAAATGAAACTCATTATCAGGTTCTCCCACCGGTCTAGGGCTCTGAAGAGGCTCGATCTTGACGATTCCATCCACTGGTTCTACAATAGGCGAGCCGTACTCTTCAATGTCATGCTCGTCATCTCCACCAGTAGCCGTCTTATCTACATGATCATGATCCTGGTCATGACTGTTTTCAGCAGATTCACTACCAGTATGACCGTTATGCTGATCTGACTGATGATCATGTTCATGACCAGCATTCTGTACTTCATGATGGCCCTCCTGGCCCTCGTTATTGTGGTGATTCTCGTCAGAAACCTGGCCATCTGAGCCAGAATGATCCTGAGGCTGATCGTGATGGTCCTGGTGATTCTCCTCAGACATTATTAAACGTCAATTCCCGAAAAATCTTGATACCAATGGCAGAGTTACAGTGCAGTGGAACTATCTGTGCTGGTTAAATAGGGAGAAATGCGACAGGATACAGAAACAGATGTTGCAAAGCCGTATCGAGTACTTCACAGTTGCCAATTACCAATGCAAGCTATAAACTacaaacgaaaaaaaaaacgcCAAAAGACAGGCGTCTGGAACAGATACGTCGTTACAGCCCGGTATCTCCGAACACGCAGCCAGTATCTTCTTAAAAGCGATCGATCGACCCAAGATAGATGGATCTGGAGACCAATTGCACCGGAAAATCCAAATGAAAAGTTTGTAAGCACGCAGTTCAATCTGATACACGACAGAAATCCCAGGTGTTTGTTACAAATGATTTGTCTCTAACCAACACATACACACGGGCGAACTAAGACAGCCTGACTGTGTTACATTCCCTGTCACCTGCGACATGCATCTAAGAATCACCCCAGACAGTTGCGGCTCATGCGGCGCTGGACCCTGGCGGGGCCCtgggggcctgcctccggcggctggggctctgccccagaccccgtggctcctctcgctgcgctcgagtcgggttcGGGGGGTCGCCACgcagctccgcgaagcggagcacaaccagggtctggggcggagccccagccaccggaggcagcgtgggGAGAACAGGAGTGAGATAAATAGGATGGTCAGGAGAAGAATTTGGAGTAGACAGCCTTCTCGGACTCGACtcgtttgttgattttggatTGCACTTTGGCGAGCTCGGCAGCGACTGCTTTGTCGTTGGGGACGAGAGATGCTGCGGATTGGAGGTCGACGAGTGCTTTTTCTTCGTTGCGGCATTGGCTGTATGCGATGGCTCGCCGGTAGAGGGCTTTGGCCTTTTCTTGGTCGGTAATGTTTGTTGTTTCGATGACGGCGTTGGCAGCGCTGATGGCGGTTTTGTGGTCACGGAGCTGTGCTGCGACGAGCGCAATGTTCAGGTTGAGTGAGACTCGTGCTTTACAGAACTCGGCAAACTCTTTAGGATGCTCGTCGCTAGAGTATGGCATGAACTCTGCTACGTACCGAAGGGCTTTACGATACTTTTCTAATGCTTTCTCGAgtctcttttctttgtaCAGTTTAGTGCCAATGGTCTTGATTTCGTTGATGACGACTAATGCAGGACCGGGGTTCTGGTCAGAAGCTAGAGattcttcgtcttcgggGTAGTCTTCATACTTGTCACCAGTTCCGTCTTCAGGAGGAATGGCCGACAATGCCATGACCTGTTCTAAAGTCAATCCACTAACATCTCCACAGTTAGAAATAATAACGTTTTTCACAGGTCTGTCGTTTGTAGGGTCTACAGACAGGTTCTCAATATCACGAACAGTCCGCTTGCCAGCAATCAGTTTGCCAAATACAACATGCTTGTTGTCAAGATGCGGAGTAGGAACAGTGGTGATGAAAAATTGTGATCCATTGGTGTTGGGGCCGGCATTGGCCATGCTAAGAAGAAACGGTTCTGAATGTTTGATTTTAAAATTCTCGTCGTTAAAACTGGGGCCGTAAATGGACTCTCCTCCGGTGCCATCTCCTTCAatgatatcaccagcttGGATCATGAAATTCTTGATAATTCTGTgaaatttgttttctttataCCACAATCGTCTACCAAGAGTTCCAACACCTTTGCTACCAGTACAAAGAGCCAGGAAATTGGCCGCTGTTTTGGGAGTGACATCATCAAACagttcaaaaacaagacGGCCTGCTGGTTTGTCTTCAATCGAGACGTCTAAAAAGACCTTTGGCCGTGGTgacatttttttaatttatgCTGTTAGTGGAAGTACACTCAGAATGAGACTGAAATGAATGAATGTCGAGTTTGTAAAGTATGAATGTGATTTAAATTAGGTTCACGTAAGAGACCGTGGTAATTGCAATTTGGAAATTTCAAGTGATCCTGATCTGTAGATGAGGATCTTCTAGATCTCACCGTCTCTTCTTTCCCAGATATGTGCCAGATATTCTTATATCGAGGGACAAATTTGGCGCGCCAGCGCCTATTCTCCACCACGTATAGCAGACTCCCCCCTAATCAGACATATATTATATGTACTGTTGTCTGTATGTAACTGTGTGTACTATGCTTGTACTGTAAGCGGTGCTTGAACCACACATTATTAGTACTAAGCTATACGTGATAGAGTTGAACTTTGGCAGTCAAActaattttatttctatttgTCAGGTTATCACGCGAGATATTCGACGTGAACAGTGTCAAACACGGGTCTAGAACAAAATCTCGGTCAACACGTGAGCCAACTTGGGATCTAACTTCTGCCAGTTGCTAGCAATTCACCGGATCAATAGTATCTTTATATTGTAGCGATTGCAATCCTGTCATTTGGTTGTCGTATTTATTCTTGACACGTTTCATAGGTGAGTTCGAGCAATTAATTGAGAAATTATTAGCAGCAAACTGGCACGAATCAGCAATAAACCACAGAGACAAGTATCTATATTGCGACTCGCACGTTAGCTAGTTGGACATTAGTCCATTATTTATCTGGAAAACCTATAGACCAGGTTGTAAtagaagtagcaggagTTCTCGAACTGATCAAATAGCTCTGTCTACAATTGAATTATAGAACCCCGTTGAATCAAGTCACCTGAGCTAGTGAATCCACCAGTAAATTGAGTTCGTGAAATCCATTTTCCATTGTCCAACTATCGACTCCATctgtcaattgactcgGCTAATCCATCAGTCAATCGAGTTGTGGAATCCATCAATTGAGTATCTAATCCATCAGTCAATCGAGTTGTCGAATCCatcagtcaattgacttgtCCACTTCACTTTCAAAGACAACTTCATAACTCCACTCGTGGCTCAACTCGTTGCACAACTCGACGTGGTAACAATGCAGGGAGGAGGCAATCGGCCGTACCTTGGCAAACGGAGCTCGTTCTCCAACTTCTCTCCGTACCGAGGAGCTGGAGGTATGGCAGCACAAAATGGCACCCTCCAAGATCAAATGCTCGATTCACCGCCAAAACCACGACAGCATTTTGCTTCATATGGCGGACCACCATCATCCAACGCATTTGGCCGAGCAAATCGACTTGAAGACTATGCAGCTGGAGGATCAGGAAGTGCTGGTGCCAATGCATCCACAAACACAGCCCCTGGAAGTGCCACAGGACCCGGATCTACTGGCACTGGCATGACCACATCTGCTGCCGTAAACACAGCAGTCAGAGGCCATTCTCATTCACATTCTCATTCCTACCAACAATTGGCACCACCCCATCAGACCGATAACCAGTTCTCTAATGGTACCTCGGGATACTACGGCAACCTCGCATCGACCTCTCAGTACCCTTCCAACCCCAATACTGCGACTCCCGGCCATCCTCTCTACTCAACTTACAACCATCACACACGACGAAACGCATACTACGAATCCCACTGGCCACTTTACGCGGCCGATTGGACCAGCGTCGAATATGCCAGCACCGACATCGTCGCAGTCGGCACCTTCAGCGAAGACCgcaacaccaacaaaatcCAGATCCTCCATGCCACAAAACCGACCTCGGAATCCCTACAATTGACACACACAGCCGAGGCCGTCGTTGCGTACCCGGCCACCAAAATCGCCTGGGAACCGAACCAAACATCCACCGCCTCCTCAACACCGGCCCCCTCAACCCCCTCGCGGCTCCGCATGATCTCCACAGGCGACTGTCTCCGACTCTGGGACTACGACTACGACACCCACAAACTGATCCAGCGCAGCGCGCTCTTAAACGTAAGTCACTGGAGGGcatgtgcctccggcggctggggcgctgccccaaaccccccggctcctctcgcttcgctcgagtcgggcgtcgacggtcccagcagctccgCAAAGCGGAGcactacggggtctggggcagcgccccagccgccggaggcagaccggGCACTAGAAAGTACTAACAGAGACCAGAAATCCAAGTCCGAGTTTCTTCCGCCGTTGACCTCGTTTGACTGGAATAAGATAGACACGTCGCTGGTGATTACGAGCTCGATAGACACTACGTGCACGATCTGGGATATAAACACGTCGACTGCACGGACTCAGCTGATTGCTCATGATAGCGAGGTCAATGACGTGGCGTACGTGGCTAATTCGGTGGATATTTTTGCATCGGTGGGTGCAGATGGGTCGGTAAGGGTGTTTGATTTGCGGTCGTTGGACCACTCGACTATCATTTATGAACCTGCGAATCCGGTGCCGCTGCTCCGGATTTCCGCTAATCCTCAGGATAGGAACGTGCTGGCTGCTATAGCACAGGACTCGAATAAGATCTTTGTGCTCGACATTCGGTTCCCTGGCGTGCCAATAGCGACTTTAGAAGGTCACCAGAAACCAGTTAATGCCATTTCATGGGCTCCTGCTACTGGCAAGAACGGCCAGCGCCGTCATATTCTGGCTTCGGGAGCTGACGACTGCCAGGTGCTTGTTTGGGACGTCACgtctcaacagcagcagcaacagcaacaggtTCAACagtctcaacaacaacagcagcagcagcagcaggcatCAACGGTTTCACCCACGTCTAATTCGGCATCTTTAGACCCCCTGGCGAAAGAGAATGCACCCATCTACAGCTTTACGAACCCTATCGAGGTCAACAACATTTCCTGGTGCGCCACAGCTGAATGGCTCGGGATCATTAGTGGTAAAGGCGTCCAGGCCGTACGTTTCGCATAGCAATATATTTAATCTGCATCTAATTTCTTTCCTTATTCTGGCTCCCTATCTTCTAGACGATACTCGCAATAGCTTTGCGATCTAACAGCTGGCAACGTACAAATTTATATAATCATTTCTAGAGTGGCGAGACAATTGGATCTTATCTCCTGTTCTATGAGGAAGAATGGGATTGAGAGAGACAGCTAGTTCGACTCGG from Sugiyamaella lignohabitans strain CBS 10342 chromosome D, complete sequence includes the following:
- the CPR6 gene encoding peptidylprolyl isomerase CPR6 (Peptidyl-prolyl cis-trans isomerase (cyclophilin); catalyzes the cis-trans isomerization of peptide bonds N-terminal to proline residues; plays a role in determining prion variants; binds to Hsp82p and contributes to chaperone activity; protein abundance increases in response to DNA replication stress; GO_component: GO:0005737 - cytoplasm [Evidence IEA,IEA]; GO_component: GO:0005737 - cytoplasm [Evidence IDA] [PMID 11914276]; GO_component: GO:0005737 - cytoplasm [Evidence IDA] [PMID 14562095]; GO_component: GO:0005737 - cytoplasm [Evidence IDA] [PMID 9191025]; GO_function: GO:0016853 - isomerase activity [Evidence IEA]; GO_function: GO:0003755 - peptidyl-prolyl cis-trans isomerase activity [Evidence IEA,IEA,IEA]; GO_function: GO:0003755 - peptidyl-prolyl cis-trans isomerase activity [Evidence IDA] [PMID 10942767]; GO_function: GO:0003755 - peptidyl-prolyl cis-trans isomerase activity [Evidence IDA] [PMID 9191025]; GO_function: GO:0051082 - unfolded protein binding [Evidence IDA] [PMID 10942767]; GO_process: GO:0006457 - protein folding [Evidence IEA,IEA]; GO_process: GO:0006457 - protein folding [Evidence IDA,IPI] [PMID 9927435]; GO_process: GO:0000413 - protein peptidyl-prolyl isomerization [Evidence IEA,IEA,IEA]; GO_process: GO:0042026 - protein refolding [Evidence IDA] [PMID 10942767]) encodes the protein MSPRPKVFLDVSIEDKPAGRLVFELFDDVTPKTAANFLALCTGSKGVGTLGRRLWYKENKFHRIIKNFMIQAGDIIEGDGTGGESIYGPSFNDENFKIKHSEPFLLSMANAGPNTNGSQFFITTVPTPHLDNKHVVFGKLIAGKRTVRDIENLSVDPTNDRPVKNVIISNCGDVSGLTLEQVMALSAIPPEDGTGDKYEDYPEDEESLASDQNPGPALVVINEIKTIGTKLYKEKRLEKALEKYRKALRYVAEFMPYSSDEHPKEFAEFCKARVSLNLNIALVAAQLRDHKTAISAANAVIETTNITDQEKAKALYRRAIAYSQCRNEEKALVDLQSAASLVPNDKAVAAELAKVQSKINKRVESEKAVYSKFFS
- the GYP5 gene encoding Gyp5p (GTPase-activating protein (GAP) for yeast Rab family members; involved in ER to Golgi trafficking; exhibits GAP activity toward Ypt1p that is stimulated by Gyl1p, also acts on Sec4p; interacts with Gyl1p, Rvs161p and Rvs167p; involved in recruiting Rvs167p to the bud tip during polarized growth; relocalizes from bud neck to cytoplasm upon DNA replication stress; GYP5 has a paralog, GYL1, that arose from the whole genome duplication; GO_component: GO:0005798 - Golgi-associated vesicle [Evidence IDA] [PMID 15331637]; GO_component: GO:0005933 - cellular bud [Evidence IEA]; GO_component: GO:0005935 - cellular bud neck [Evidence IEA]; GO_component: GO:0005935 - cellular bud neck [Evidence IDA] [PMID 15331637]; GO_component: GO:0005935 - cellular bud neck [Evidence IDA] [PMID 22842922]; GO_component: GO:0005934 - cellular bud tip [Evidence IDA] [PMID 15331637]; GO_component: GO:0005934 - cellular bud tip [Evidence IDA] [PMID 22842922]; GO_component: GO:0005737 - cytoplasm [Evidence IEA,IEA]; GO_component: GO:0005737 - cytoplasm [Evidence IDA] [PMID 22842922]; GO_component: GO:0005829 - cytosol [Evidence IDA] [PMID 12189143]; GO_component: GO:0000131 - incipient cellular bud site [Evidence IDA] [PMID 15331637]; GO_component: GO:0005886 - plasma membrane [Evidence IDA] [PMID 15331637]; GO_function: GO:0005096 - GTPase activator activity [Evidence IEA]; GO_function: GO:0005097 - Rab GTPase activator activity [Evidence IEA]; GO_function: GO:0005097 - Rab GTPase activator activity [Evidence IGI,IPI,ISS] [PMID 12189143]; GO_function: GO:0005097 - Rab GTPase activator activity [Evidence IGI,IPI] [PMID 15802519]; GO_process: GO:0006888 - ER to Golgi vesicle-mediated transport [Evidence IGI,IPI] [PMID 15802519]; GO_process: GO:0006887 - exocytosis [Evidence IEA]; GO_process: GO:0043547 - positive regulation of GTPase activity [Evidence IEA]; GO_process: GO:0032851 - positive regulation of Rab GTPase activity [Evidence IEA]; GO_process: GO:0015031 - protein transport [Evidence IEA]; GO_process: GO:0032313 - regulation of Rab GTPase activity [Evidence IEA]; GO_process: GO:0006810 - transport [Evidence IEA]; GO_process: GO:0016192 - vesicle-mediated transport [Evidence IEA]; GO_process: GO:0016192 - vesicle-mediated transport [Evidence IGI] [PMID 12189143]), whose translation is MSEENHQDHHDQPQDHSGSDGQVSDENHHNNEGQEGHHEVQNAGHEHDHQSDQHNGHTGSESAENSHDQDHDHVDKTATGGDDEHDIEEYGSPIVEPVDGIVKIEPLQSPRPVGEPDNEFHLTDSPTHNESGEAEAAAAEGENADAAANGTGFVTPDDTEAVSDEVSKGKLDSPEAPPPLPSRSAVPPPLPLNQLDPSIANAPPLPPRKRQPFFWLRGKSQSNASSNGVTYPERTHQVHKSSASSLSSPDYDLLLHRLDANNEGLKSRDAKEKDASATGILQIQQHFAQVKEQELQTAAATDSDGVIGGQEAIDWKFWSLVVSDYAHVARANPTELAAAIAHGFPPQLRGLIWQLVASSKSSTLEEVYQSIIQEPSPHEKAIKRDLSRTSFIKNANSDSLFRIIKAYSLFDPEVGYTQGMAFIAVPILINMSEPEAFCLLVRFMKDYGFRTMFLPEMPGLHLRLYQFDRIIEDTLPTVHVHLARQGVRSSMYASQWFLTLFAYKFPLQIVLRIFDIVVTEGIEAILRFGVALIKKNAAHIQTLEFDSVLTFLKERIFDPYVIDQPHLGGEAQYLVNDLVNDAYEVKLLPVTLHKYENEYTELHRIERERIEEVESLRQANGNLTLQVRRLETGMAALNQEHIEVANEMVQGRLEIARLKDENEQLSADLADLKLATEDQSKLADRELREEVSIPTKTCGDHRLTYLTRWKPSNSKMPSCWRPKNDSRTSSRTWKKIFRRPKSNTLR